The following proteins come from a genomic window of Gossypium raimondii isolate GPD5lz chromosome 5, ASM2569854v1, whole genome shotgun sequence:
- the LOC105766369 gene encoding receptor kinase-like protein Xa21 isoform X2 has translation MKNYALCGPPRLLVPPCKNDIHKNSQMIILHAFRYGLPTIGTVVVLIVLTIMYRRCQRRSTTLPIKDDLLSLKTPRRISHAELSRATNGFEESNMLGSGSFGCVYKGRLSDGMEVAIKVFNLQTDGAFRSFDIECDAMRNIVHRNIVKVITCCSSVDFKALVLDYMSNGNLEKWLHFENCFLDIIQRVDIMIDVAVAIEHLHNGHPTPIIHCDIKPSNILLDEDMVAHVGDFGVAKLLGEGEVMKQTMTLATIGYMAPEFGTAAIVSIKSDVYSYGIVLIETFTKKKPTDNVFVEEETIRHWMESSLPKGAIEIADVDLLRREDEYIVVKANCISSIMELALNCSAELPEERKDMKDVVVELKKIKQRLLNNIQHF, from the exons ATGAAGAATTATGCACTTTGTGGTCCACCTAGGTTGCTAGTCCCACCTTGCAAAAACGACATCCACAAAAACTCCCAAATGATTATACTGCATGCTTTCAGGTATGGTTTACCAACAATTGGTACTGTCGTAGTACTAATAGTCTTAACTATTATGTATAGAAGATGCCAAAGGAGGAGTACAACTCTACCAATTAAAGATGATTTGTTGTCTTTGAAAACACCGAGAAGAATTTCACATGCTGAACTTTCCCGAGCAACTAATGGATTTGAGGAAAGCAATATGCTTGGTTCAGGGAGTTTTGGATGTGTATATAAAGGGAGGCTTTCAGATGGAATGGAAGTTGCaataaaagttttcaatttgCAAACAGATGGAGCATTTAGGAGTTTTGACATTGAATGTGATGCTATGCGTAATATAGTTCATCGTAATATTGTGAAGGTCATTACTTGCTGCTCAAGTGTTGACTTCAAAGCCTTGGTGCTTGATTACATGTCTAATGGAAACCTTGAGAAATGGTTACATTTTGAAAATTGCTTCCTTGATATCATACAAAGGGTCGACATAATGATAGATGTTGCGGTAGCTATAGAACACCTCCACAATGGACATCCAACACCTATAATTCATTGTGACATAAAACCAAGCAATATTTTACTAGATGAAGACATGGTTGCACATGTTGGAGATTTTGGCGTTGCCAAATTGTTGGGAGAAGGTGAAGTAATGAAGCAAACCATGACTCTTGCAACTATAGGGTATATGGCACCAG AATTTGGAACAGCAGCAATTGTTTCTATAAAATCTGACGTCTATAGTTATGGGATCGTCCTTATAGAAACTTTCACAAAGAAAAAGCCAACTGATAATGTTTTTGTTGAAGAAGAGACTATAAGGCATTGGATGGAAAGTTCATTGCCTAAAGGAGCGATAGAAATTGCAGATGTTGATTTACTAAGAAGAGAGGATGAGTACATTGTTGTTAAAGCAAATTGTATTTCATCTATCATGGAGTTGGCTTTGAATTGTTCAGCTGAGTTaccagaagaaagaaaagatatgAAAGATGTTGTGGTTGAGCTGAAGAAAATCAAACAAAGGTTGCTAAACAACATCCAACATTTTTAA
- the LOC105766369 gene encoding receptor kinase-like protein Xa21 isoform X1, with protein MKNYALCGPPRLLVPPCKNDIHKNSQMIILHAFRYGLPTIGTVVVLIVLTIMYRRCQRRSTTLPIKDDLLSLKTPRRISHAELSRATNGFEESNMLGSGSFGCVYKGRLSDGMEVAIKVFNLQTDGAFRSFDIECDAMRNIVHRNIVKVITCCSSVDFKALVLDYMSNGNLEKWLHFENCFLDIIQRVDIMIDVAVAIEHLHNGHPTPIIHCDIKPSNILLDEDMVAHVGDFGVAKLLGEGEVMKQTMTLATIGYMAPEFGSTGIVSIKCDVYSYGIILIETFTKKKPTDNLFAEEVTIRHWMECSLPKGAIEIADADLLREEDEYFVVKANCISAIMELALKCSAELPEERKDMKDVVVELKKIKQRLLNNFKHV; from the exons ATGAAGAATTATGCACTTTGTGGTCCACCTAGGTTGCTAGTCCCACCTTGCAAAAACGACATCCACAAAAACTCCCAAATGATTATACTGCATGCTTTCAGGTATGGTTTACCAACAATTGGTACTGTCGTAGTACTAATAGTCTTAACTATTATGTATAGAAGATGCCAAAGGAGGAGTACAACTCTACCAATTAAAGATGATTTGTTGTCTTTGAAAACACCGAGAAGAATTTCACATGCTGAACTTTCCCGAGCAACTAATGGATTTGAGGAAAGCAATATGCTTGGTTCAGGGAGTTTTGGATGTGTATATAAAGGGAGGCTTTCAGATGGAATGGAAGTTGCaataaaagttttcaatttgCAAACAGATGGAGCATTTAGGAGTTTTGACATTGAATGTGATGCTATGCGTAATATAGTTCATCGTAATATTGTGAAGGTCATTACTTGCTGCTCAAGTGTTGACTTCAAAGCCTTGGTGCTTGATTACATGTCTAATGGAAACCTTGAGAAATGGTTACATTTTGAAAATTGCTTCCTTGATATCATACAAAGGGTCGACATAATGATAGATGTTGCGGTAGCTATAGAACACCTCCACAATGGACATCCAACACCTATAATTCATTGTGACATAAAACCAAGCAATATTTTACTAGATGAAGACATGGTTGCACATGTTGGAGATTTTGGCGTTGCCAAATTGTTGGGAGAAGGTGAAGTAATGAAGCAAACCATGACTCTTGCAACTATAGGGTATATGGCACCAG AATTTGGATCAACTGGAATTGTTTCTATAAAATGTGATGTATATAGTTATGGGATCATCCTTATAGAAACTTTCACAAAGAAAAAGCCAACTGATAATCTTTTTGCTGAAGAAGTGACTATAAGGCATTGGATGGAATGTTCATTGCCGAaaggagcaatagaaattgCAGATGCTGATTTATTAAGAGAAGAGGATGAGTACTTTGTTGTTAAAGCAAATTGTATTTCAGCCATCATGGAGTTGGCTCTGAAATGTTCAGCTGAGTTaccagaagaaagaaaagacatGAAAGATGTTGTGGTTGAGctaaagaaaatcaaacaaagGTTGCTAAACAACTTCAAACATGTTTAA